CAATGACGGGTCACCAGCGTAGTAGGCGCCGTTGAGGGCGCCGACGCTGGAGCCGACCACCATGTCGGCGCAAATTCCGTGCGCGGCGGGCGAATGCATCATGCCGACCTGAATGGCGCCGAAGCTGCCGCCGCCCGCGAATACGAAGGCGGTCTTGGTGGGGCCGGTATGGTCGGACACGGACAAGGTTCTGTTCGCTCCCGCTACCCGCGCATTGGCCGGAGCCACGCGGCGCTTCGGGAGAATTTATAGCAGGGGCAAGCGGGCCGCACGTCAACATTGGTTGTTGGAAAGCGGGATCGCGAATGAGCTCTTACCTCTCCCATCGGGAGAGGTCGGATTTCTTGCCTATGTTCCCGGCGACCGCCGATGCTGCGACATCGCAACGGCTACGGCATCAGCGCTCGACGAACGCCTTCTCAATGACGAAATGGCCGGGCTCGCCGTGGCTGCCTTCGAGAAAGCCGCGGGTCTCGAACATCGTCCGCAATTCTTCCAGCATCGCCGGGCTGCCGCACATCATGATGCGGTCGGTCTCGATGTCGAGCGGCGGCTGGCCGATGTCGTTGAACAGCTGCTCCGAGGTGATCAGGTCGGTGATGCGGCCGCGGTTGCGGAACGGCTCGCGCGTCACGGTCGGATAATACTGCAGCTTCCCGGTCAAGAGCGGTCCGAACAATTCGTCGTCGCGCAGCTTCGCCACCAGCTCTTCGCCATAAGCGAGTTCGGAGACCTGCCGGCAGCCGTGCACCAGCACGATGCTCTCGAACCGGTCGTAGACGTCGGGATCCTTGATCAGGCTCGCGAACGGCGCCAGACCCGTTCCGGTCGACAGCAGCAGCAGCCGCTGGCCCGGGATCAGGTTGTCGGCGACCAGCGTGCCGGTCGCCTTACGTCCGACCAGGATGGTGTCGCCTTCCCTGATCTTCTGGAGCTTGGAAGTCAGCGGTCCGTCGGCGACCTTGATCGAGAAGAACTCCAGCGATTCCTCGTGATTGGCGCTCGCCATGCTGTAGGCGCGCAGCAGCGGACGGCCATCGACCTCGAGGCCGATCATGGCGAACTGCCCGTTCTGGAATCGGAAGCCGGAATTGCGGGTGGCGGTAAAGCTGAAAAGCGTATCGGTCCAGTGCCGGACGGAAAGAACTTTCTCTCGATGGAATGCGCTCATGTGTTTTCGTTTTTCCTGTCGGCCTGACGTGGAACGAACGGTTGTTCGGCCTCGAGAGAGGCAAAAAACCCCTGCAATGTCTGATGATTTGGCGCTTCACCTACGCCAAAACGAGAGATAGTCAACCAGCCTTGAAGCGCAATTGCGCGCTCGGAATGGCAGTCGATTCATCTCGAAGACCGGTTCAGAAAATCTTCATCGCCTGAGCGGCGCATACGCAATTAACTTGCTGAAATACGTGCCGTTGCGGCAGGAAATTGCCCCCGCGACCTCCGAAATTTCGTTAAAGATAAAGCATCAAGAATGGAATGCCAGATCGCCGGATATTGCATGCGCGACTTGAAAGATTTTCGAGCGGGAAAACCGGGCTTCTATCCGGACCAGGCGGTCTATGCCGCCTATGCCTGCGCCGAATTCGGCCTCGCATTCGCGGATCGCGACGGCGGAACGGGGCTGGTGTTCAGCGTCAGTTCGACGGCCGGCTGCGTTCATTTCGGCGCCGGGCGCTGCTCATGCTATCCGCAGAACAACGCCACCGCATCGACGCTGGCGTCGGACAAATACTTCACCAGCCGGATTCTCGAACAGGCCGGCGTCGCGACGTTGGGCGGCGAATATTTCTTCCTTTGGGACCGCCACCGCGCCCATCGCCCCGCGGGGCATGAGCGCGAGGATGCGCTGGCGCATTTCCGGAAACTGGGTGGATCGGCTTTCGTCAAACCCCTGACCGGTTCGCGCGGCGATTTCGCGCAGGCGGTGCATGACGAGGCCTCGCTGGTGCGATATCTCGGCGAGGTCGCGCCCTACTACGACGCGATCCTGATGCAGCCCATCGTCGCGGGAACTGAATACAGGGTGTTCCTGCTCGACGACGAGGTGCTGTTTACGGCGCGCAAATATCCGCCCTCGCTGCTGGGCGACGGCGTCCGCCGCATCCGCGATCTCCTGACCGCGCACAATGACGGCTTGCGATCTCGCGGCCTTTCGCCGGTTGCCGTGAGCAACGATCGCGGCACGGCGCTCGATGCCG
The sequence above is drawn from the Bradyrhizobium sediminis genome and encodes:
- a CDS encoding ferredoxin--NADP reductase; protein product: MSAFHREKVLSVRHWTDTLFSFTATRNSGFRFQNGQFAMIGLEVDGRPLLRAYSMASANHEESLEFFSIKVADGPLTSKLQKIREGDTILVGRKATGTLVADNLIPGQRLLLLSTGTGLAPFASLIKDPDVYDRFESIVLVHGCRQVSELAYGEELVAKLRDDELFGPLLTGKLQYYPTVTREPFRNRGRITDLITSEQLFNDIGQPPLDIETDRIMMCGSPAMLEELRTMFETRGFLEGSHGEPGHFVIEKAFVER
- a CDS encoding ATP-grasp domain-containing protein translates to MRDLKDFRAGKPGFYPDQAVYAAYACAEFGLAFADRDGGTGLVFSVSSTAGCVHFGAGRCSCYPQNNATASTLASDKYFTSRILEQAGVATLGGEYFFLWDRHRAHRPAGHEREDALAHFRKLGGSAFVKPLTGSRGDFAQAVHDEASLVRYLGEVAPYYDAILMQPIVAGTEYRVFLLDDEVLFTARKYPPSLLGDGVRRIRDLLTAHNDGLRSRGLSPVAVSNDRGTALDAVLAKGERWDIPGRMNLSAGGTMRLEPLPSEPALALAKQAVSALGLRVAAVDLFTDIGGDPGAVRVIEVNSNPSIRLLEQSQRGDLILKIWHHTFAATGLLGV